CGCATCTCCCAGACGGGACCGTCACCCGCGGCCAATGATGGGCGTTGCTGGTATACTTTTCCCTTCCATATCTTCAGGTCCTGCCGCCACTGAGAAATCCAGTTTCCGACGACGTAGGAAACGAATATTCGCGGCACGCGACGGGGGGCGAACCAACGGAAAGTCACCCGTTGCTTCAACGAGGCTACGGGCGTGTGCGTCTGGAACATCGCAATTTCGCCGATTTTCGGTACTTTGAAATCGAACTTTACAATACTGCCCGGACCTAGAAACGTGATCAGCGCCCGGGACCTCGTTCTTTCGCAGACCCGGCCCCCGATCTCAAGCGTCGCTTCGTCTCCGAAATACGAAACGTGTTCGAGCCTGTCGTCGATCTGCCATGAAGGCTCGTGCCGGATTCTGATCCAGGGCAATCTTATACTGGTCCACGGGACGCGCATTGCACCGTGAAGCTGCGAAAAGTGCCCGAAGTCGACGCTATTCTCCGCAAATTCGATAATGTGCATATCCACCTCGCCCCCATCATACTGGCCGCGACAGACGAACTGCCGGCTGTCGATCTTCGGCTGGGGCGGAAGCCGATAGGGCGCCGGGGCGCTAGGGTGCGTCGACCGGTAAATCATGACCATGCCGTAGTAGTCGATCGCTTCCCAGTGCCGGTGGGCGGTCGGCCGGTCCTCGGCGTCGGGCCAGTCGCGAACCCCGCCGTCTCCATCCACCTGCCAGCCGTGAAACGGGCATTGCAGCCGATCTCCCTCGACCCGGCTATGGGCCAGGTTCGCACCCTGATGCGGACAGAACGCTTCCACGGCCGCGATCCGGCCCTGTGTCCGGCTGCGAAACAGCGCGATATGCTCGCC
This region of Gemmatimonadota bacterium genomic DNA includes:
- a CDS encoding Rieske 2Fe-2S domain-containing protein — its product is MSDNLTRYRERTYPPPYPDGWYRVAASGEIRPGEVRHVECLGEHIALFRSRTQGRIAAVEAFCPHQGANLAHSRVEGDRLQCPFHGWQVDGDGGVRDWPDAEDRPTAHRHWEAIDYYGMVMIYRSTHPSAPAPYRLPPQPKIDSRQFVCRGQYDGGEVDMHIIEFAENSVDFGHFSQLHGAMRVPWTSIRLPWIRIRHEPSWQIDDRLEHVSYFGDEATLEIGGRVCERTRSRALITFLGPGSIVKFDFKVPKIGEIAMFQTHTPVASLKQRVTFRWFAPRRVPRIFVSYVVGNWISQWRQDLKIWKGKVYQQRPSLAAGDGPVWEMRRWYRQF